A DNA window from Vigna angularis cultivar LongXiaoDou No.4 chromosome 1, ASM1680809v1, whole genome shotgun sequence contains the following coding sequences:
- the LOC128194959 gene encoding protein POOR HOMOLOGOUS SYNAPSIS 1-like encodes MAGTVAVIEQSVKKVRDEWEICFARFIPYPSLPSSSDLIPLPPRLRNLPPRGTWISSSSVAFLRLSSHLSNLLLTISFNAALLEEHYVSKLHFTWPQVSCVSGYPARGIRTVLVSYRDPLGEA; translated from the exons atggCGGGCACCGTGGCAGTGATTGAGCAATCGGTGAAGAAGGTGAGAGACGAGTGGGAGATATGCTTCGCTCGCTTCATCCCCTATCCCTCTCTCCCTTCCTCTTCCGATCTCATTCCTCTCCCTCCTCGCCTCCGCAACCTCCCTCCCCGCGGCACCTGGATCTCCTCCTCCTCCGTCGCCTTCCTCCGCCTCTCCTCTCACCTCTCCAACCTGCTCCTCACTATCTCCTTCAACGCCGCTCTCCTC GAAGAGCACTACGTCTCCAAGCTGCATTTTACGTGGCCTCAGGTGTCGTGCGTTTCTGGATACCCTGCCAGGGGCATCAGAACCGTCCTAGTTAGCTACAGAGATCCCCTAGGCGAGGCATGA
- the LOC108341355 gene encoding protein POOR HOMOLOGOUS SYNAPSIS 1 produces MRFPSIYEAESFIGVLKEILKGDKDPEPLNTDFGSEISSQSEFMSTNEHSYSRGCEELSFMTPADNYIPQLPIFVNNEVGQPSGAEVKGTTPSHNFEGVLPALPPSFSSLLMDCSQNNLAQPTVSEEIELKSQIVRYMEDSSFQDMLIKVEKVISELGGDMSL; encoded by the exons ATGCGGTTTCCATCAATCTATGAAGCAGAGTCATTTATCGGTGTTTTAAAG GAGATTCTGAAAGGTGACAAGGATCCAGAACCTTTGAATACCGACTTTGGTTCTGAAATTTCATCGCAGTCAGAGTTTATGTCAACAAACGAACACTCCTATAGTAG AGGTTGTGAAGAACTGAGCTTCATGACTCCGGCTGACAATTACATTCCACAATTGCCAATATTTGTGAATAATGAGGTGGGGCAACCTTCAGGAGCCGAAGTAAAGGGAACCACACCCAGTCACAACTTTGAAGGCGTGCTCCCAGCCTTGCCACCCAGTTTTTCCTCACTACTAATGGATTGCTCTCAGAACAACCTGG CTCAACCAACCGTTTCGGAGGAAATTGAGCTCAAATCCCAAATTGTG AGGTATATGGAAGATTCTTCCTTCCAAG ATATGTTGATTAAGGTGGAGAAAGTTATCAGCGAATTGGGGGGTGATATGTCCCTTTAG